A genomic region of Mycobacterium sp. Aquia_213 contains the following coding sequences:
- a CDS encoding TauD/TfdA dioxygenase family protein, whose amino-acid sequence MTDQITVTKLGSRIGARVDGVHLGGDLDPAAVEEIRRALLTHKVIFFRGQHHLDDQQQLAFGGLLGTPVGHPAAGALAAKGAPVITPINSEYGKANRWHTDVTFAANYPAASILRAVTLPRYGGSTLWASTAAAYEDLPESLKCLVENLWALHSNRYDYITAEAVLSMSDAQRAFRQAFEKQDFQTKHPVVRVHPETGERTLIAGNFVRNFIGLDSQESIALLQLLQRRITKPENTIRWHWESGDVAIWDNRATQHRAIDDYDDQPRLMHRVTLMGDVPVNVHGERSCVVKGAPLAVIAS is encoded by the coding sequence ATGACAGACCAGATAACCGTCACCAAGCTGGGCAGCCGGATCGGCGCTCGGGTCGACGGGGTGCACCTCGGCGGCGACCTCGACCCGGCCGCCGTCGAGGAGATCCGCCGGGCGTTGCTGACCCACAAAGTCATCTTCTTCCGCGGCCAGCACCACCTCGATGACCAGCAGCAGCTGGCATTCGGTGGGTTGCTGGGCACACCCGTCGGCCATCCGGCGGCCGGTGCGCTCGCGGCTAAGGGCGCGCCGGTCATCACGCCGATCAACTCGGAATACGGCAAGGCCAACCGCTGGCACACCGACGTCACCTTCGCCGCGAACTACCCGGCGGCCTCGATCCTGCGGGCGGTCACCCTGCCCCGCTACGGCGGCTCAACGCTGTGGGCCTCGACGGCCGCCGCCTACGAGGACCTGCCCGAGTCACTCAAGTGCCTCGTCGAAAACCTGTGGGCACTGCACAGCAACCGCTACGACTACATCACCGCCGAAGCCGTTCTGTCGATGAGCGACGCGCAGCGGGCGTTCCGGCAGGCGTTCGAGAAGCAGGACTTCCAGACCAAACACCCGGTCGTGCGGGTGCATCCGGAGACCGGTGAGCGCACCCTGATCGCGGGCAATTTCGTGCGCAACTTCATCGGCCTGGACAGCCAAGAGTCAATCGCGCTACTGCAGCTGCTGCAACGTCGAATCACTAAGCCCGAGAACACTATTCGCTGGCACTGGGAGTCGGGCGATGTCGCCATCTGGGACAACCGGGCCACCCAGCACCGGGCGATCGACGACTACGACGACCAGCCGCGGCTGATGCACCGGGTCACGCTGATGGGCGATGTGCCGGTCAACGTGCACGGCGAGCGCAGCTGCGTGGTCAAGGGCGCACCACTCGCGGTGATCGCGAGCTAG
- a CDS encoding GMC oxidoreductase, translating into MKPDYDVLIIGSGFGGSVSALRLTEKGYRVGVLEAGRRYSDDEFAKTSWDLRKFLWAPRLGCYGIQRIHPLKNVMILAGAGVGGGSLNYANTLYVPPDPFFNDQQWKHITDWRSELMPHYRQAQRMLGVVENPTFTDADRIVKEVADEMGCGDTFVPTPVGVFFGPDGTKTPGQTVPDPFFGGAGPDRTGCLECGCCMTGCRYGAKNTLLKNYLGLAESAGAQVIPMTTVKNFEQRSDGLWEVRTVRTGSWLRRDRRTYTASHLILAAGTWGTQHLLFNMRDKGRLPRLSTRLGFLTRTNSESIVGAGRLNVSPDLDLTHGVAITSSIHPTSDTHIEPVRYGKGSNAMGLLQTLMTDGPGPQGTDVPRWRQLFDNAGEDPRKMLRLLNPSRWSERTVIALVMQHLDNSITTFTKRGKLGIRWYSSKQGHGEPNPSWIPVGNEVTRRIAAKIDGVAGGTWGELFNIPLTAHFLGGAVIGDGPDRGVIDPYHRVYGYPSLLVVDGAAISANLGVNPSLSITAQAERAASLWPNKGENDLRPLQGDTYRRLDPIAPKHPVVPADAPGALRWLPIDPVTSTADAG; encoded by the coding sequence ATGAAGCCAGATTATGACGTCCTGATCATTGGTTCGGGGTTCGGCGGCAGTGTCAGCGCGCTGCGGTTAACCGAAAAGGGTTACCGGGTAGGCGTTTTGGAGGCCGGCCGGCGCTACTCCGACGACGAGTTCGCCAAGACGTCGTGGGATCTGCGCAAGTTCCTGTGGGCGCCCAGGCTCGGTTGCTACGGCATTCAGCGGATTCACCCGCTGAAAAACGTGATGATTCTGGCCGGCGCCGGGGTGGGCGGCGGGTCGTTGAACTACGCCAACACGCTGTACGTGCCGCCGGATCCGTTCTTCAACGATCAGCAGTGGAAGCACATCACCGACTGGCGTAGCGAGCTGATGCCGCACTACCGGCAGGCGCAGCGGATGCTGGGCGTGGTCGAGAACCCGACGTTCACCGACGCCGACCGCATCGTCAAAGAAGTCGCCGACGAGATGGGCTGCGGAGACACCTTCGTGCCCACCCCGGTCGGGGTGTTCTTCGGGCCCGACGGCACCAAAACGCCCGGACAGACGGTGCCGGACCCGTTCTTCGGCGGCGCAGGCCCCGACCGCACCGGCTGCCTGGAATGCGGCTGCTGCATGACGGGCTGCCGCTACGGCGCCAAGAACACGCTGCTGAAGAACTACCTCGGCCTCGCGGAATCGGCTGGGGCACAAGTCATTCCGATGACGACGGTGAAGAATTTCGAGCAGCGCTCCGACGGGCTGTGGGAGGTTCGCACCGTTCGCACCGGAAGCTGGCTGCGCCGCGACCGGCGCACGTACACCGCGAGCCACCTGATCCTGGCCGCAGGCACCTGGGGGACGCAGCATCTGCTGTTCAACATGCGCGACAAGGGCCGATTGCCCCGTCTCTCAACGCGTTTGGGCTTCCTGACCCGGACCAACTCGGAATCGATCGTGGGTGCGGGACGGCTGAACGTGTCCCCGGATCTGGACCTGACGCACGGCGTGGCGATCACGTCGTCGATTCACCCGACTTCCGACACCCACATCGAACCCGTCCGTTACGGCAAGGGCTCCAACGCGATGGGGTTGCTGCAGACCTTGATGACCGACGGCCCCGGCCCGCAAGGCACGGACGTGCCGCGCTGGAGGCAGCTGTTCGACAACGCCGGCGAGGATCCGCGCAAGATGTTGCGGCTGCTCAATCCCAGCCGCTGGAGCGAACGCACGGTGATCGCGCTCGTGATGCAGCACCTGGACAACTCGATTACCACGTTCACCAAGCGCGGAAAGCTGGGCATCCGCTGGTATTCCAGCAAGCAGGGGCACGGCGAGCCGAATCCGTCGTGGATCCCGGTGGGCAACGAGGTCACCCGCCGCATCGCGGCCAAGATCGACGGCGTCGCCGGCGGGACCTGGGGTGAGCTGTTCAACATTCCGCTGACCGCACACTTCCTCGGCGGCGCGGTGATCGGCGACGGCCCCGATCGGGGAGTCATCGATCCCTATCACCGCGTCTACGGCTATCCGTCGCTGCTGGTGGTGGACGGTGCCGCGATCTCGGCGAATCTGGGCGTCAACCCGTCGCTGTCGATCACCGCGCAAGCCGAGCGCGCCGCCTCGCTGTGGCCGAACAAGGGCGAGAACGATCTGCGGCCGCTGCAGGGCGATACCTACCGCCGGCTGGACCCGATCGCGCCGAAGCACCCCGTGGTGCCGGCCGACGCGCCCGGCGCGCTGCGCTGGCTGCCGATTGATCCGGTCACCTCGACCGCCGACGCCGGCTAG
- a CDS encoding GuaB3 family IMP dehydrogenase-related protein: MVEIGMGRVARRTYELSEVSIVPSRRTRSSQDVSTTWQLDAYRFEIPVVAHPTDALVSPEFAIELGRLGGLGVLNGEGLIGRHADVKAKIAQLVEAAEKEPEPSASIRLLQELHAAPLNPDLLGAAVASIREAGVTTAVRISPQNAQSLTPVLLQAGIDLLVIQGTIISAERVASNGEPLNLKTFISELDVPVVVGGVLDHRTALHLMRTGAAGVIVGYGSTRGVTTSDEVLGISVPMATAIADAAAARREYLDETGGRYVHVLADGDIHTSGELAKAIACGADAVVLGTPLAVSDEALGGGWFWPAAAAHPSLPRGALLQIAVGERPPLEQVLNGPSDDPFGSLNLVGGLRRSMAKAGYCDLKEFQKVGLTVGI, translated from the coding sequence ATGGTCGAGATCGGCATGGGCAGAGTCGCCCGTCGCACCTACGAGCTCAGCGAAGTCAGCATCGTCCCGTCCCGGCGCACCCGCTCGTCGCAGGACGTGTCGACCACCTGGCAGCTGGACGCCTACCGGTTCGAGATCCCCGTGGTGGCACACCCGACCGACGCGTTGGTGTCGCCGGAGTTCGCGATCGAACTGGGCCGGCTCGGCGGGCTGGGCGTGCTCAACGGCGAGGGCCTGATCGGCCGGCACGCCGACGTCAAGGCCAAGATCGCGCAGCTGGTCGAGGCCGCCGAAAAGGAGCCCGAGCCTTCGGCGTCGATCCGGCTGCTGCAGGAGCTGCACGCGGCGCCGCTGAACCCGGACCTGCTGGGCGCCGCGGTGGCCAGCATCCGTGAGGCCGGCGTGACCACCGCGGTGCGCATCAGCCCGCAGAACGCGCAGTCGCTCACCCCCGTGTTGCTGCAGGCCGGCATTGACTTGCTGGTCATCCAGGGCACCATCATCTCGGCCGAGCGTGTCGCCTCCAACGGCGAACCGCTCAACCTGAAGACCTTCATCTCCGAACTCGATGTGCCGGTGGTCGTGGGCGGTGTGCTCGATCACCGCACCGCACTGCACCTGATGCGCACCGGCGCCGCCGGCGTCATCGTCGGCTACGGCTCCACTAGGGGCGTGACCACCAGCGACGAGGTGCTGGGCATCAGCGTTCCGATGGCCACCGCGATCGCCGACGCCGCGGCCGCGCGCCGCGAATACCTCGACGAGACCGGCGGCCGCTACGTGCACGTGCTGGCCGACGGCGACATCCACACGTCCGGCGAGCTGGCCAAGGCCATCGCCTGCGGTGCCGACGCGGTGGTGCTGGGCACTCCGCTGGCCGTAAGCGACGAGGCGCTCGGTGGCGGGTGGTTCTGGCCGGCCGCGGCGGCGCACCCGTCGTTGCCGCGCGGGGCGCTGCTGCAGATCGCGGTCGGTGAGCGCCCGCCGCTCGAGCAGGTGCTCAACGGGCCGTCCGACGACCCGTTCGGCAGCCTCAACCTGGTCGGTGGCCTGCGCCGATCGATGGCCAAGGCCGGCTACTGCGACCTCAAGGAATTCCAGAAGGTCGGCCTCACCGTCGGCATTTAG
- the guaB gene encoding IMP dehydrogenase: MSRGTSHLEDSSDLVASPYLRVGGLADEAVPTGGDNPHKVAMLGLTYDDVLLLPAASDVVPASADTSSQLTKKIRLRVPLVSSAMDTVTESRMAIAMARAGGMGVLHRNLPVAEQAGQVEMVKRSEAGMVTDPVTCRPDNTLAQVDALCARFRISGLPVVDDSGALVGIITNRDMRFEVDQTRPVSEVMTKAPLITAREGVSADAALGLLRRNKIEKLPIVDGHGRLTGLITVKDFVKTEQHPLATKDSDGRLLVGAAVGVGGDAWVRAMMLVDAGADVLIVDTAHAHNRTVLEMVGKLKAEVGEKVEIIGGNVATRSAALALVEAGADAVKVGVGPGSICTTRVVAGVGAPQITAILEAVAACGPHGVPVIADGGLQYSGDIAKALAAGASTAMLGSLLAGTAEAPGELIFVNGKQFKSYRGMGSLGAMAGRSGAKSYSKDRYFADDALSEDKLVPEGIEGRVPFRGPLSSVIHQLTGGLRAAMGYTGSPTIEVLQQAQFVRITSAGLKESHPHDVTMTVEAPNYYAR; the protein is encoded by the coding sequence ATGTCCCGTGGCACGTCCCATCTCGAAGACAGCTCCGACCTGGTTGCAAGTCCCTACCTGCGCGTCGGCGGTCTGGCCGACGAAGCCGTGCCGACCGGGGGAGACAACCCACACAAGGTGGCGATGCTGGGCCTGACCTACGACGACGTGCTGCTGCTGCCCGCGGCTTCCGATGTGGTTCCCGCCAGCGCCGACACCTCTAGCCAGCTAACTAAGAAGATCCGGCTTCGGGTGCCGCTGGTCAGCTCGGCGATGGACACCGTCACCGAATCCCGGATGGCCATCGCGATGGCCCGGGCCGGCGGCATGGGCGTGCTGCACCGCAACCTGCCGGTCGCCGAACAGGCCGGGCAGGTCGAGATGGTGAAGCGCTCGGAGGCCGGCATGGTCACCGACCCGGTCACCTGCCGGCCGGACAACACGCTGGCCCAGGTCGACGCGCTGTGCGCCCGGTTCCGGATCTCCGGCCTGCCAGTCGTCGACGACTCCGGCGCGCTCGTCGGGATCATCACCAACCGCGACATGCGGTTCGAGGTCGACCAGACCCGGCCGGTCTCCGAGGTGATGACCAAGGCGCCGCTGATCACCGCGCGCGAGGGCGTCAGCGCGGACGCGGCGCTGGGCCTGTTGCGCCGCAACAAGATCGAGAAGCTCCCCATCGTCGACGGCCACGGCCGGTTGACCGGGCTGATCACCGTCAAGGACTTCGTCAAGACCGAACAACACCCGCTGGCCACCAAGGACAGCGACGGCCGGCTGCTGGTGGGCGCCGCCGTCGGCGTCGGCGGTGACGCCTGGGTCCGCGCGATGATGCTGGTCGACGCCGGGGCCGACGTGCTGATCGTGGACACCGCGCACGCGCACAACCGCACCGTTCTGGAGATGGTGGGCAAACTCAAGGCCGAAGTCGGCGAGAAGGTCGAGATCATCGGCGGCAACGTCGCGACCCGCTCGGCCGCCCTGGCGCTGGTCGAGGCCGGCGCCGACGCGGTGAAGGTCGGTGTGGGGCCGGGCTCGATCTGCACCACCCGGGTGGTCGCCGGCGTCGGTGCGCCTCAAATCACGGCGATCCTGGAAGCCGTCGCGGCCTGCGGACCGCACGGCGTGCCGGTCATCGCCGACGGCGGACTGCAGTATTCCGGCGACATCGCCAAGGCACTGGCCGCCGGCGCATCGACGGCCATGCTGGGCTCGTTGCTGGCCGGCACCGCCGAGGCGCCCGGCGAGCTGATCTTCGTCAACGGCAAGCAGTTCAAGAGCTACCGCGGCATGGGGTCGCTGGGCGCGATGGCGGGCCGCAGCGGCGCGAAGTCCTACTCCAAGGACCGCTACTTCGCCGACGACGCGCTCTCCGAGGACAAGCTGGTGCCCGAGGGGATCGAGGGCCGGGTGCCGTTCCGTGGCCCGCTGTCGTCGGTGATTCACCAGCTGACCGGCGGCCTGCGCGCCGCGATGGGGTACACCGGCTCGCCCACCATCGAGGTGCTGCAGCAGGCGCAATTCGTCCGGATCACGTCGGCCGGGCTCAAGGAAAGCCACCCACACGACGTCACGATGACCGTCGAAGCGCCGAACTACTACGCGCGGTGA
- a CDS encoding DUF5319 domain-containing protein has protein sequence MRDQLPPGLPPDPFADDPCDPSAALDAVEPGQPLDQQERMAVEADLADLAVYEALLAHKGIRGLVVCCDECQQDHYHDWDMLRANLLQLLIDGTVRPHEPAYDPEPDAYVTWDYCRGYADASLNEATSDADGFHRRH, from the coding sequence GTGCGTGACCAACTCCCCCCGGGTTTGCCACCCGACCCTTTCGCGGACGACCCATGTGACCCGTCGGCGGCGTTGGACGCTGTCGAGCCCGGACAACCGCTGGATCAACAAGAGCGGATGGCGGTAGAGGCGGACCTGGCCGATCTGGCCGTGTACGAAGCACTGTTGGCGCACAAGGGAATTCGCGGACTTGTGGTCTGTTGCGACGAGTGTCAGCAAGACCACTATCACGACTGGGACATGTTGCGGGCCAACCTGCTGCAACTGCTGATCGACGGCACCGTCCGCCCGCACGAGCCCGCTTACGACCCGGAGCCGGACGCCTACGTCACCTGGGATTACTGCCGCGGATATGCCGACGCCTCGCTCAACGAAGCGACGTCAGACGCCGACGGATTTCACCGTCGCCACTGA
- a CDS encoding anti-sigma-D factor RsdA produces MPDSGFTDRPGLDELSRSDLLLDALAERQRIDVDDPNDDALATLLGDWRDDLRWPPASALVSPEEAVGALRAGMLEQRRSRRGLATVGSVAATLLALSGFGAMVVEARPGGTLYGLHSMFFDEPLVNQNQTMLSAKADLAKVQQLIDKGQWTQAENQLAEVSSTVQSLNDSAGRKDLLDEIDLLNAKVDSRDPNATLPPAAPAPNSAVFPAPQSQISSIPKAITPSATLPAPSQAPSPAPGHHRH; encoded by the coding sequence ATGCCTGACTCTGGTTTCACAGACCGACCGGGGCTCGACGAGCTGAGCCGGAGCGATCTGCTGCTCGACGCGCTCGCCGAACGGCAGCGGATCGACGTCGACGATCCCAACGACGACGCGCTGGCCACCCTGCTCGGGGACTGGCGCGACGACTTGCGGTGGCCGCCGGCCAGCGCCCTGGTTTCGCCGGAGGAGGCCGTCGGGGCGCTGCGTGCCGGGATGTTGGAGCAGCGGCGTAGCCGGCGCGGCCTGGCGACTGTCGGCTCGGTGGCGGCGACGTTGTTGGCCCTCAGCGGTTTCGGTGCCATGGTGGTCGAGGCGCGTCCCGGTGGGACGTTGTACGGCCTGCACTCGATGTTCTTCGACGAGCCTCTGGTCAACCAGAACCAGACCATGTTGTCCGCCAAGGCAGATCTGGCGAAGGTGCAGCAACTGATCGACAAGGGGCAGTGGACCCAGGCCGAGAATCAGCTGGCAGAAGTCAGCAGCACCGTGCAGTCGTTGAACGACAGCGCCGGCCGAAAAGACTTGCTGGACGAGATCGACCTGCTGAACGCCAAAGTCGATTCGCGCGATCCGAATGCGACGCTGCCGCCGGCCGCGCCCGCGCCGAACTCCGCGGTGTTTCCGGCTCCGCAGTCCCAGATTTCATCGATTCCGAAGGCAATCACCCCGAGCGCAACCCTGCCTGCGCCCAGCCAAGCCCCGAGTCCTGCTCCGGGTCACCACCGGCACTAG
- a CDS encoding sigma-70 family RNA polymerase sigma factor, which produces MTIQGERLDAVVAEAVAGDGNALREVLETIRPIVVRYCRARVGTVERGGLTADDVAQEVCLATLTALPRYRDRGRPFLAFLYGIAAHKVADAHRAAGRDLAYPSESVPERWSSEKGPEQRALEADSVSRMNELLDILPPKQREILILRVVVGLSAEETAAAVGATPGAVRVAQHRALTRLKSEMVAAGDYA; this is translated from the coding sequence ATGACAATTCAAGGTGAACGTCTCGACGCTGTGGTTGCCGAAGCCGTAGCGGGAGACGGAAACGCCCTACGGGAGGTGCTGGAAACCATCCGTCCGATTGTGGTGCGATATTGCCGGGCGCGAGTCGGCACAGTCGAGCGGGGTGGCCTGACAGCCGACGATGTGGCTCAGGAGGTGTGCTTGGCGACTCTGACAGCCCTGCCGCGCTACCGCGATCGAGGACGCCCCTTCCTGGCCTTTCTGTACGGCATTGCGGCGCACAAGGTGGCCGACGCCCATCGTGCCGCCGGCCGCGATCTTGCCTACCCGTCCGAATCCGTTCCCGAGCGCTGGTCGTCCGAGAAGGGCCCTGAGCAGCGGGCCCTCGAAGCCGATTCGGTCAGCCGCATGAACGAATTGCTGGACATCCTGCCCCCCAAGCAGCGCGAGATTCTGATTCTTCGCGTCGTCGTCGGCCTGTCTGCGGAAGAGACCGCCGCCGCCGTCGGTGCGACGCCAGGAGCCGTCCGGGTAGCTCAGCACCGAGCTTTGACGCGGCTCAAATCCGAAATGGTTGCGGCGGGGGACTATGCCTGA
- a CDS encoding WhiB family transcriptional regulator: MPQPEQLPGPNADIWSWQLQGLCRGVDSSMFFHPDGERGRARMQREQRAKEMCRQCPVIQQCRSHALDVGEPYGVWGGLSESERDMLLKGDIGRNRGIRRSA, from the coding sequence ATGCCACAGCCGGAGCAGCTACCTGGGCCCAACGCAGACATTTGGAGCTGGCAGCTGCAAGGACTGTGCCGCGGCGTGGACTCCTCGATGTTCTTTCACCCCGACGGCGAGCGTGGCCGTGCCCGCATGCAGCGTGAGCAGCGCGCCAAGGAGATGTGCCGGCAGTGCCCGGTGATCCAGCAGTGCCGGTCCCACGCGCTCGATGTCGGTGAGCCGTACGGGGTTTGGGGCGGCCTGTCCGAATCCGAGCGCGACATGCTGCTGAAGGGCGACATCGGCCGCAACCGCGGTATCCGCCGCTCGGCCTAA
- a CDS encoding LLM class flavin-dependent oxidoreductase: MDISCAFATSSNTPAHAELAENLGYQRAWLYDSPALYPDVWMILSRCAERTSRIGLGPGVLVPSLRHPMVNAAAIAELESQAPGRVAVAVGSGFTGRMSLGQRAMPWRQVAEYVRCLRALLAGEAAEWEGTKIRMLQLPGFGAKRPITVPILIGADGPKGLAVAAELGDGVFSAAVPQADAAKISDWRALLCFGTVLDEGEGLTSPRAIDAAGPAAVVVYHAMYERGGAAAVDALPGGQGWREAIEAYPEDERHFAIHEGHLVKANPSDEPHVADVIPFASSMALTGTAQQLPEKIAGLAASGVTEIVYQPAGSDIERELTAFASAVGCS; this comes from the coding sequence ATGGACATCTCGTGTGCGTTCGCGACGTCGTCGAACACCCCGGCCCACGCGGAGCTCGCCGAAAATCTGGGCTACCAGCGGGCCTGGCTCTACGACTCTCCGGCCCTCTACCCGGATGTATGGATGATTCTCAGCCGTTGCGCGGAGCGCACGTCGCGCATCGGCCTCGGACCCGGTGTGCTGGTTCCCTCCTTGCGGCATCCGATGGTGAACGCGGCCGCGATCGCCGAGCTGGAAAGCCAGGCGCCGGGGCGCGTCGCGGTGGCCGTCGGTTCGGGTTTCACCGGCCGGATGTCGTTGGGCCAGCGAGCCATGCCGTGGCGGCAGGTCGCCGAATACGTGCGGTGCTTGCGAGCTCTCCTCGCGGGCGAAGCCGCCGAGTGGGAGGGGACGAAGATCCGGATGCTGCAGCTGCCCGGTTTCGGGGCGAAGCGACCGATCACTGTGCCGATACTGATCGGCGCCGACGGCCCCAAGGGACTGGCCGTTGCGGCGGAGCTCGGCGACGGCGTCTTCTCGGCGGCGGTACCACAGGCCGACGCCGCCAAGATCTCGGACTGGCGAGCGCTGCTGTGCTTCGGGACGGTGCTCGACGAGGGCGAGGGGCTGACGTCGCCGCGCGCCATCGATGCGGCGGGGCCCGCAGCGGTGGTGGTCTATCACGCGATGTACGAGCGTGGCGGCGCCGCCGCGGTCGATGCACTGCCGGGCGGACAAGGCTGGCGCGAGGCGATCGAGGCCTATCCCGAAGACGAGCGACATTTCGCGATCCATGAAGGACATCTGGTCAAGGCCAATCCGAGCGATGAACCTCATGTGGCCGACGTGATCCCGTTTGCCAGTTCGATGGCGTTGACCGGCACTGCCCAGCAATTGCCGGAGAAGATCGCCGGGCTCGCCGCGTCGGGGGTCACCGAAATCGTTTACCAGCCAGCCGGATCCGACATCGAGCGCGAGCTCACGGCATTCGCGTCCGCCGTCGGCTGCTCTTAG
- a CDS encoding thiolase family protein yields the protein MSASDEVWILGIQMTKFGKHPELDTVDLAAEAAMGALSDAGVTMAEIGMLAAGNLMNANASVGQQLQKQIGQTGIPVYNVANACATGATALRTAIMAVKAGEVDYGLAVGVEKLAGAGLLAGGAKKKDADTWTPAGRYGAVAGIDGRIGTETMPGVFAQIGVEYGHKYGGTSFELFAKISEKNHAHSTLNPLASYQKRFTLEQIMNDVMIAYPNTRPMCSANCDGAAAAVVCSGETLKSLSLEQRRRAVKVSASVLTTDPYEEGCQVLPNVNTLTRKAATVAYEQAGVGPADLDLVELHDCFATAELVHYDNLMLCEEGGAADFFNSGATWRDGSTPVNVSGGLESKGHPIAATGIANVWEICHHLRGEAGERQIKDAKVGLAHVIGLGSACGVHILEKSTA from the coding sequence ATGAGCGCAAGCGATGAAGTCTGGATCCTCGGCATCCAGATGACCAAGTTCGGCAAGCACCCGGAACTCGACACCGTCGACCTGGCGGCCGAGGCCGCCATGGGCGCGCTTTCGGACGCGGGTGTCACCATGGCCGAGATTGGCATGCTCGCTGCGGGCAACCTGATGAACGCGAATGCCAGTGTGGGGCAACAGCTTCAGAAACAGATCGGCCAGACGGGTATCCCCGTGTACAACGTCGCCAACGCTTGCGCGACCGGTGCCACCGCGCTGCGCACCGCGATCATGGCCGTCAAGGCCGGGGAGGTGGACTACGGCCTGGCGGTCGGGGTCGAGAAGCTCGCGGGTGCCGGTCTGCTGGCGGGCGGGGCCAAGAAGAAGGACGCCGACACCTGGACGCCGGCGGGCCGCTACGGTGCGGTGGCCGGAATCGACGGCAGGATCGGCACGGAGACGATGCCGGGCGTCTTCGCCCAGATCGGGGTCGAGTACGGCCACAAGTACGGCGGCACCAGCTTCGAGTTGTTCGCCAAGATCAGCGAGAAGAACCATGCCCACTCAACGCTGAATCCCCTTGCGTCGTACCAAAAGCGGTTCACCCTCGAGCAGATCATGAACGACGTGATGATCGCGTACCCGAATACGCGCCCGATGTGCTCGGCGAACTGCGATGGCGCCGCGGCCGCCGTGGTTTGCAGCGGCGAGACGCTGAAGTCGCTGTCGCTCGAGCAGCGTCGGCGTGCGGTGAAGGTGTCGGCGTCGGTCCTGACGACCGACCCCTACGAAGAAGGCTGTCAGGTGTTGCCGAACGTCAACACGCTGACCCGAAAGGCGGCGACGGTCGCTTACGAGCAGGCGGGCGTCGGCCCGGCCGACCTCGATCTCGTCGAATTGCACGATTGCTTCGCCACCGCCGAACTGGTGCACTACGACAATTTGATGCTGTGCGAAGAGGGCGGCGCGGCGGATTTCTTCAACTCGGGTGCGACCTGGCGTGACGGTTCGACACCGGTGAACGTGTCAGGCGGGCTGGAGTCCAAGGGCCATCCGATCGCGGCCACCGGCATCGCCAACGTATGGGAGATCTGTCACCACCTGCGCGGCGAGGCCGGAGAGCGCCAGATCAAGGACGCCAAGGTGGGCCTGGCTCACGTGATCGGACTCGGTTCGGCATGCGGCGTGCACATTCTGGAGAAGTCGACGGCCTAA
- a CDS encoding Zn-ribbon domain-containing OB-fold protein, with amino-acid sequence MAGQIPLVDYLVLDDHQPHLVAQECVNCGARYFDRRNACAKCFATEFTTVPIETEGTVRAFTIVAFAAPGIPTPFVAAVVDCGGTQVRANLINVEPDPEHVFDGMKVRLATQSIGTDSEGTEAVGFGFEPLSATKEQ; translated from the coding sequence ATGGCCGGGCAGATCCCACTGGTCGACTACCTGGTGCTGGACGACCACCAACCCCATCTGGTCGCGCAGGAATGCGTCAACTGCGGTGCCAGATACTTCGACCGGCGAAACGCCTGCGCCAAGTGCTTTGCCACCGAATTCACGACGGTCCCGATCGAGACCGAAGGCACGGTGCGCGCGTTCACCATCGTCGCGTTCGCGGCACCGGGCATTCCGACCCCGTTCGTCGCTGCTGTGGTCGATTGCGGCGGCACCCAGGTGCGCGCCAACCTCATCAACGTCGAGCCCGACCCCGAGCACGTTTTCGACGGCATGAAAGTGCGTCTCGCCACCCAATCGATCGGCACCGACTCCGAGGGCACGGAGGCGGTCGGGTTCGGCTTCGAACCTCTTTCTGCAACCAAGGAGCAGTGA
- a CDS encoding OsmC family protein: MTTNDGTSSEGTVTVAETGTGTYTQEITAGQHRLVADEPAPVGDDAGPNPYDLLLAALGSCTSMTVRMYANRKGWPLERVRVTLRHSRIHAQDCADCETKIGWIDHIDREIELTGDLDETQRDRLLLMAERCPVHQTLTSEVRVATSLR; encoded by the coding sequence ATGACAACCAATGACGGGACGTCGTCGGAGGGCACGGTAACCGTAGCCGAGACCGGCACGGGAACGTATACGCAAGAGATCACCGCCGGGCAGCACCGGCTCGTCGCCGACGAGCCAGCGCCAGTCGGCGACGACGCCGGGCCAAACCCGTACGACCTGCTACTGGCCGCATTGGGCTCGTGTACCTCGATGACGGTGCGGATGTACGCCAACCGCAAGGGCTGGCCACTCGAGCGTGTTCGAGTGACGTTGCGGCACTCGCGCATTCACGCGCAGGACTGCGCCGACTGCGAAACCAAGATCGGCTGGATCGATCACATTGATCGGGAGATCGAGTTGACGGGCGACCTCGACGAGACGCAACGGGATCGGTTGTTGCTCATGGCCGAACGCTGCCCCGTCCATCAGACCCTGACCTCGGAGGTCCGGGTCGCTACGTCTTTGCGGTGA